The Oncorhynchus gorbuscha isolate QuinsamMale2020 ecotype Even-year linkage group LG08, OgorEven_v1.0, whole genome shotgun sequence DNA window GTGTCACGTCTTGCCAGGATTTTTTCGTTATACtcaacttgagtgggttgagtcactatcGTGCCCCCCCTCGGGCTCGTGCGGTGGGGAGATTATCGTGGGCTATACTCTGTCTTCTCTCAGTTTGTCCTCTTGGGTGTAATTATCTTGTCTTATCTGGTGCCCTGTGTGATCTTAAGTATTCTCCCTCTAATTCTCCTGTCTCTCGTTTTCACCCctcctggaggacctgagccctaggacctaCCTGGCTTgatgatgactcctggctgtccatGTCCCCAATCCaactggttgtgctgctgctcttgtttctgctgttctgtctgcggctatggaaccctgacctcttCATCGGATGTGGTACCTTAacctggacctgctgttttgaccctctctctccctcgctctttctttctACTACATcggctgtctcgacctctgaatgttcggctatgaaaagccaactgacatttaatcctgaggTGCTGATAAGTTGTACCCACTATAACCACTGATTAtgtgaccctgctggtcatttatgaacatattGAACAATGAATCTGGCCTTAATGTACTCTTATAGTCTCCACCGGGAACAGCCAGAAGGggacccctcagagcctggttcctctctaggttgctTCCTAGGTTCTTGCCTTTCTATGGAGTTCGTCCTAGCCACCgttcttctacatctgcattgtttgctcttgtgggatttaggctgggtttctgtataagcactttgtgacatctgctgatgtaaataGAGCTTTAAATATATGTGATTCATTGATTGACCTTGTTTTTCCTTGGGCACTGTGATGGTGTTGGTTTCCTTATAGCAGGTGGGGACTTCAGCCTGGGACAGGTTGAAGATGTCTGAGAAGACGCCTGCCAGCTGGTCAGATCACACTCTGATGATGCGGCCGGCAGCATTGTGCCATCTGGCTGCCGACATTGTGAGTATTCACTCATTTGAGTTTTCCTCACGTCAGAGTCAGTGTGTGAAAGCACCTGGTTGTCCGGAGCAGCGAGTCTTCCTGGCTGGCTCTGTAATGtctgcctcgaagtgagcatagaatgTGTTTGGCACGTCTGGGAGGGAGACTTCAGTGGGCACTGCACAGCTGGATTTGCTTTTGTAGTCTTTGATAGTCTGTTGTCCTTGCCACATGATGAGTCGGAGTTGTTGAACATCAATTCAAGTTTGAGTCCATTGTCTTTTTGCATGCCTAATGGATTTTGGGAGCTCGTACCTGCTCGTATGCAAATTTGAGAACAATGCTACCTAAATTTTATCAGTATATTGTTTGCACGACATGTAGGACTAATACTCTCGACCACTgctagctactctaacttccgcgatgcatacaaagcacACCCCCACCCTCCCTTCATCAAATCTGAGCACGACGCCATCTTGCTCATCCCggcttataggcagaaactcaaacaggatgtaccggggacgagaaccattcaacaccggtctgaccaatcggaagccGCAAATATGTTCTGATCAGCCTCAGAGGACTATATTGACCTATACGCTGAATCGGTGAGTGCGTTTATAAATAAGTGCATTGGAGACGTCGTACCCACTGTGAccattaaaacctaccctaaccagaaaccgtggatggatggtgCCATTTGtgtaaaactgaaagcgcaatcCACCCTGGAAAGAGTTCTGGagatatggctgaatataaacagtgtagttattctctCCGCAAGaaaatcaaacaagcaaaatgccgGGACAGAGAcaaggtggagtcgcaattcaacggctcagacatgagacatatgtggcagggtctacaggaaatcatggactacaaaaacaaaaacagccaCATCACTGATACCGATGTCACGCTTCCAGataaactaaacaccttctttgcccgctttgaggataatacactGCCAAGGTCGCGGATCGCTAACAAAGACTGCggccccccctctccttctcagtggctgacgtgagtaaaacatttaaacttgtcaaccctcgcaagactgctggcccagacgtcatccctagccgcatcctcagcgcatgcgcagaccagctggctggtgtgtttacagacatatttaatagctccctatcccagtctgttgtccccacatgcttcaagatggctaccattgttcgtgtacccaagaaggcaaagataactgaacgaaatgactaccaccccgtagcagtcacatctgtcatcatgaagtgctttgagaggctagtcaaggatcatatcaccgccACCTTACTGGCCACACTAGACCCACTTCactgcataccgccccaacaggtccacagatgacgcaatagccatcacactgccctatcccatctggataaAAATAATacccatgtaagaatgctgttcattgactacagctcagcattcaacaccatagtaccctccaagctcatcatcaagctggaggccctgcctgtgcaactgggtcctggacattCTTACGGgccgggctgcccccaggtggtgaaggtaggaaacaacatctccacttcactgaccctcatcactggggccccacaagggtgtgtgctcagccctctcctgtactccctgttcacccacaactgcgtggccatgcacgcctccaactcaatcatcaagtttgcagatgacacaacagtagtgagcTTGAtcacctacagggaggaggtgagggcactcgttgtgtggtgtcaggaaacaaactctcactcaacatcaacataacaaaggagatgattgtggactgtaggaaacagcagatggagcacccctctatccacatcgaagggacagtagtggaggtGGAAGGTTTTAACTTCCTcgacgtacacatcacagacatactgaaatggtccacccacacagacagtatggtgaagaagtcgcaacagcgcctcttcaacctcaggaggctgaggaaATTTGGCCTGTCaaccaaaaccctgacaaacttttacagatgcacaatcgagagcatcctgttgggctgtatccccgcctagtacggcaactgcacctccctcaactgcaaggctctccagaggttggcgcggtctgcacaacgcatcaccgggggcaaactacctgccctccatgacacctacaacacccgatgtcacaggaaggccaaaaagatcatcaaggacaacaaccgcccgagccactgcctatttacaccgctatcatccagaaggtgaggtcagtacagattgaaaaacagcttctatctcaaggccatcagactgttatatTGCCATCACTAACTCTGTGAATCACTgaacactttaataaatggatcactagtcactttaaataatgtgactttaataatgttacatttcttacattactcatatcacacatatatatactgttttgagacccaatcactggacactaataaattgatcactagtcactttaaacaatgccactttaatgtttacatatcttacattactcatatcacatgtatatagtgtattttataccatctactgcaccttgcctatgccgctcggccagccatatacatattctcattcacccctttagatgtgtgtattaagtagttgttggggaattgttggattacttgttagatattactgcactgttggaattAGAAGccaaagcatttcgctacactcgcattaacatctgctaaccatgtgtatgtgaccaatcaaatttgatttgccTTGCAAGCGCCACTCTCAGCATTGTACGGATATTGTGGTTGGGGTATGTCCAGATTGTTGTGGCGACAACAACACATTTCCTAATGAAGCCTGTGACTGACGCCGTTTTATTCCTCAATGTTGATGGATTTGTCCTGGGTGGATGGATCTTTGAGCATATTCCAATCAGTATTTTCAAAACAATCATGCAGCATTGAGTCTGCCTCCTCTGTCGTACTCGTCACTATTCTCTGTGTTGGTGGCTCCCTCGAGTTGCTGCTTGCAGGCGTAGAGTAGGAACAGAGAGACGTGATCTGATTGGCTGAAGTGGGGGCTAGGGATGGATTTGTATGCATCACAGATGTTCAAGGACACCTGGTCAACCACGCTGAATCCTCGTGGGACAGgatacaagagcattagtgaagtcagGCGATTAATGAATTccagttcatcccaaaggtgttcgattgggttgagccagtcaagttattctacaccgatcttgacaaaccatttctgtatggtccTCACTTTGTGCAAaggggcattgccatgctgaaataGGAAGCATTAAGATTGCCCTTGTCTGgcactaaggggcctagccagaCAGAACTATGaacaacagccccagaccattattcctcctccaccaaactcgacactatgcattcaggcaggtaccgtttccctggcatccgccaaactcagattcgtctatcagactgccagatagtaaatgcatttccactgctccagagtccaatggcgtgagctttacaccactccagctgatgcttggcattgcgcatggtgatcttaggcttgtttaCGGCTGCTCGGCCATTGAGCTCcttagtaaggccattctactgacattGTCTGTttagattgcatggctgtgtgctcgattttatacaccggtcAACAACGGGTGTGACTGATATAGCCGAATCCACATGCACTAgatatacacaaaagtatatgaaaaataaaaacatcttgaatacataagtatttacacccctgagtcaatgcatgttagaatcacctttggcagctgAGTGTTTCTGAGTAAATCTAAGCacttttgcacacctggattgtaccatatttgcacatcattctttttaaaattcttcaagctatgTCAAGTTAGTTGTTGATCATTCTAAGATGAAATATGTAACTGTTTTAAGGCCATGCCATGGATCATTCAGATATTTGATTGAGAATTTTAGGAACCCtagttattttaggaaatattgaatttggccttcacTACAATAGCCCATATAAAATGCACAGAataacattcataaatggcaaaagaCAGTCAAAAAAAATCacaaggaataaggttttgaagtgacTGTCCTATCTAGGAGATAAGAGAGATCGGGAGGGGAAAAAAATGGTgggacatatttaaccccttatttatGTTGCCGCAAAACTACCTCCATTCATTTGTATAGGTTGCCTTTAGACATGTCCTGTGACACGTGTGAGTGTCATAGAGAAAAACTGATAACAtcatgtttgtgagagtctcccctttctaCATTAGGGTCATATTAGTCCGTAGCGAAATTGGTTCAGACGCTACAGACAAAAGTCGCCACATCAGTattaccgacttcagacgagtcccctGTGGCTGTGGGGGTCGTAGGGCAAAACTGAGAACAGCATGTTTGTGAGAGACTCTCCTTTTGAAGGCCAAACCATTTTTGTGAGAAGATCGACTTTCAGGATGTCTCCTGGACTGACAAACAgcgctgtagctctgccactttcGAGAAGGCAATATAGTCAGATGCGGATTGAGACGTAGCCCATATATAAAACATCTCAAAATGTTATGAACTTGAAGATGTCAGTCTGGCCATGATTTCACTTCTGTGGCCATGCAGAGCAGAGGGGGGCTGGGAAGAGTAGCCTAAAAGAAAATGGCATATAGGCAACTACAACATTACAACACTTTACTCTGCTCAACAGTGCAAAATTGAGGGATGAACTCATTTCACAAGCTAGTCAAAACACCCAATCGCTCATCTTTGAAAGCAAGCTAGCTAATTAAAACAATTGTTTTGCCCTTACAACTTTCCTCAGCACGTTTTTATATCAATGGCCAGCAAGCACAAATTCCCTTTGACAGCTAggtttattactgtagagacaCGTTGTAGTTTGAGACAGCTTTGTGTTTGTTAACAAAGGGGATGCAGTAGCGTTAGTACCTTTAGAGCAGTGATTTACTCACTGAGCTATACATGAACTTAGCTACTTCTTATGGATTTACTCCACCGCAGTTAACTACAATAGATAGCTAGCCAAACGTGTTAGTGACCCATAGGCCTACTCGTGCTGCTAATGTTACTGTAGCACTGCTGTGCATAGCACTGCTGTGCATAACATGTCTCCAGAAACAACTACGAATCCCAGCTGTGTTGACATTTCACCTATCCACGTCTTCATATACTTTTGTCACTAGCTAGCTTACAGCTCATGTTAGCTAGGTAGCCATGATGCTAGCTCCTGATAATTCAGCTAACTTGTGCCTTGCCAGGCTGCTTACTATAGCCAAGTGACTTTCAGTAGCTCATAATGGACATTTTCTTACTCACCGTCAGCCTATCCAATGGCTCCAGATCGAACTAAGTGCATTACAGACAGAAGCCGTATCACCAGGTTGTAAACCAGAGGTAATGAGCCCACATGTACATGTTTTGTAAGTGGTTCCAAATTAGCTAAAGCCAGCCCTCGCAAGACACGTGTAGTCAGATCGAAATGTGCGTAATTCTATCTGTTGACTTGACTTAAATCATTGTGCAACATTATGGGTAAGCTCCGGGCATACCTTAGTCTTTCAGCTGGAAAAAAAAGTTAGGTTTAGGCATAAATTTAGCAGTATGattggggttaggtttagttgCGGCAGGCAAACAGAGGCACATTATCAAAGAAAGAAACTAAGTGGAGAGTCAAATAACAGGTTCAACGAGGTGCTGGTGCAACCAAAGAATAAGTTGTTGAGAGGCGTGGTTGATTACTCTGTAGGCTGTAGCCAGGAGACAGACCACTGACTGTCGTAGCAAgcatggagggagacagggttgTATTCACTACACAGAGGCATACAGGATGAAATTGTGGGAGATACGAGAtcaacttgtccaataagaaacgtcAGCTTCCTTTTCTGTTTCAAAACATTTGTTTGTATGAAGTGAACTTATTAAGATTTCTGGTAAACAGATTGAAAAGTACGGGGGTCGAATGCAGTCTCATTTTCCACCAGTGCTGATTCTTGTAGTAGCCTGCTTGTTTTGCTCAAGTTAAACACAGACCCTCGATCTCGTGTGTGCAGTCGAAACATTGTCCCGTCTGAAGTTAGCCACGCTTACCAACCACATGGTGGGTAGGCAACTTCACAGCCCTATCAGTAAGAGTGTTGGGTAGGCTACTTTTTAGATAACCTTTATGGGACTAAACGTTCATCTTTCACTTGGGACTCCTTGACAATGAATATGCTGTGCCTTTTGCAATCGACAGTGAATAAATCTTGCTTTTGTGAAGTCTTTATAGAGTTCAGCAGTCATGACGAGTCCAAATTCCCTTACTGATCAATAAGCCCCATTTCATGAACATTTTCTACTTTTAATTTCAAATTCCTCCACCACTTCAAAACTCAAGGAGTTAATTTGGAGGGGAAAAAAACTTTATTTTAGATAGGCCTATAAATAGGGTTATTAAAAATGTCTTCATTGTCATTTGTTGACAGTCTCTGGTCAGTCAGTACCTTGGGTTTCTTCCATTTGCTCCTGTAGAGAAAACACAGCGTTAATAAATGACAATTAAAAATAACTTCAGCATAGGGCTTCATCTTGGAATGTTAATTGAAGCTAACCCGGCCTCTGTAGGTAGAAAgcggaggctgaagaaattcataCAGAGCTATTGATGCAAGCACTGACAATCCATGATATCAATATTAGTTATAATCATGTTGagactatacagtgtttgtttccatttacatttacaaacattggagtaaatcAACCATATATTTCTGGTTCTGAACGAGGTACAATCAATAGATATACAAATTAAATGCATGTGTCTAAAAATGAATTTGGCAATTAacaatttccactttaaaaagGGGTAATCTACAGTTGCTGCATAGGTATTTTAAGTACAAAAATGTATTGATTCTGGAAAAATATAATTTATACATGCCTCATGTggactgtcgtaccccatcagaaccaaatctacaagcttgttttactccaatgtttgtaagaGTAAATGGAAACAATGTGTAGTCTCAAAACATGTTTAAAACTAATGATATCAGattgtcagtccttgcatccatagattggtctatgaatttgagtggttacatttctccagcctcatAACTCAGTGTTTTACAGAAACGGGGGCAGGGAAAACACTTTgctattgtttcaactgctgattgacaATTTAACCTTACTTTATGAAACAGACAGAATGGCGTGACTGGCCGTTCATAGAACGCATCCGTATCAGTTGAAACCATAAATCATCCATCAAGGTTGTTATCCTTGCCTCTTGTTTTACCAGATCTGCCATAATACCCAGTCCACGGTTCTTCGTCACCATTCCTCTGGGTGTTCTGCTGTCCAAAAGGCTTGTTTGATGGATTAGTCTGTGCTCTGTCTGGTGAAGAAACCAGTAACACCATCAGGTATTCAGCATTGAAAACACTAACAATACCTTGGAAAATAGTCAGTAGAATGACTAACATTCTacagaacaaaaaatataaaaaagcaACAATGATTTTAGTGAGTTACGGTTCATATAAGGAGATCCGTAAATTGAAATAtattcattagaccctaatctttggatttcacatgactgggcaggggcacagctgcggatgggcataggcccacccactggtgagacaggcccagccaatcagaatgggtATTCCCCAAAAATTATATACAGAAAtaatcctcagtttcatcagctgtccgggtggctggtctcagacaatcctgcaggtgaaaAAGCCAAATGTGGGGTCCTGGGGTGGAGtgggtctgcggttgtgaggccggtcagaagtactgccaaattctctaaaacaacattgagactgcttatggtagagaaatgaacattcaattctctggcaacagctctggtgaacatgtccgcagtcagcatgccatttgcatctgtgccattgtgttgtgtgacaaaactgcacattttaaagtggccttttgtccccagtgcaaggtgcacctgtgtaatggtcatgctgtttaatgagcttcttgatttgccacacctgtcaggcggatggatcatcttggcaaaagagaaatgctcactaacagggacgtaaACAAATTTATGCACAAAAATTGATAgaaaagctttttgtgcgtatggaaaatgtctgggatcttctATTTCAGGACCTGAAACATGGAACCAGCACTTTATATGttacatttgtatttttgttcagtatacataccCTGTGGTCTATTCTGCCATCGTCCCCGTTTCTTTGAGTAGTTCAGCCCATATCCATTATCACAAGTTACATGATCAGGCATGGCCTTGTTTGCTCCCCTGGAATCTGCAGGAGAAAGATACTATATAAAGTGTCATTTTACAGCATTGTTTCAGTGTGCATTTGTGTAAGAATATATCAAAGCAGACTAACTTAGACCAAGTTTAGGAATTATCAAAAAGTATGGGATGCCCTCTTTACCCATCTGTCGTCTCTGATTCTGTGGAATGAGACGCTGCTGTGCCTGAGGCTTGATGAGATCGGCGGCCATCTTGGCCACATTTCCCTTATTCAGTCTGCCTGTGTGGCGCTTTCTGAAACTCACGGCGTTTGGCTTCGGCGCCTCACAGTAGCAGTTCCTCTCCTGTAGCTTTGAACACATCAGACCACACGTCTTAAAGTGTCCGTTTGATGAGGGAGCTGTTGGCATCCTAACTGCAATCTGCTCGCAGTCCTGTCGACTGGGTACAATAGGCCCAGTCTGTTTGGCAGGTTCCATCACCTCCGCCTCCATTTTCTGGTTGCAGCGACCTGTACAACTGCAGCCAGATGCTTTGTCTCCTGCTAGGCATTTGGAGGAATATGGTTCAGGGTCATCTGGAGAGCAGGGAGGGCTCAGGACCCTGGGCTCTGTAACTTTCAGAGCCTTCTGATTTGGGCTACGTTGAGCCTTGGGTTTCAATGACCCTTGAGTGCTATTCAAAGATCCTTCAACACTTGGGATCATTGCACTTTGGCTTGTAGAAGAACCTTTTTCCACAAGCTCCATGTGTAGGTTGTGGCTAAGTTTGAGCTGCCTTTTCCTCCTGGGAAGAGCTTCAGAGTCCAGCCTCTTTGATGGGATGAATTTATCCATTGGTGTGCTGAAAACTTGCTTATGCTCTGCAGTGCCTAGTTGATGCTTTCTGTCGTACATTTTTCCCATGTCGGCCAACAAACAGGAAAAGGGAACATAAGGGGGAAGTGTGTCTACCGATGACAGGGACAACCTTTGACTTCTCTCGGTTATAGCCAACAGTTGACTAGCTGTGTGGCCTCGACTGACATCCGCATCCGATTCTTTCGCAGTCGACACTTCATGATCCAAAAGCCCATTCTGTATCAGCCACTCTGTGGAGGGGACATACGGCGCCAAAGACTGCACTGACCAAACAGACGCATTAGCCTTTTGCTGTATTTGGCTATAATGGAAGGACTCTTGGCATGAAGAAGTATTCACATCAGCCATGTTCTCTGCCTCTTTCACATTTTCTAAAGTCAGCGAAAACCTCAgacttctcctcctctctgttatagCTATGACTTGACTGGCTGCGAGGTCTTGACTGACGTTGGAAGGATCTGCTTCTTTCTCAGTCACCACAATGCCGTTCTCCATAAGCAACTCTTTGGAGGGGACATACGGGGCCAAAGACTGCACTGACCATACGGAATCATTCAACTTTTTGGGTACCTGACTATAAAAGGACATCTGGCTTTGATTAGGATGATCATCTGACACTTTTTCAGACAACTCTGATGGTGCCACATCTTCTAGCACCATCAGTCCATTCTGTGTCATCCACTCTATAGAGATGCTACGTGAGTGCATGGTCTTTGTTCCTGCAGGTGGGTCTTTGCCAGTACCCTGGCTCCTCAGTATCCCCTGGAATACAGTTTTGGAGGCAATGGGGGAATTAGGTTCTTCTTCTGGGCAACTCTGTTTCTCTGCTTTGGAGCTTAGAGATGAGGGGGTGGTAGAGTTGGTGCCTCTTCCAAAGTCAGACCTAGCCAGTAGTCTAGCCAAGGGGGGACCATCCTTCACCACTTCAGGTGGTGGCTCAGTCTGTACTTCAGAGTTGACCATCTCTATGGGTGTGGCGTTGTGGTAAAACGTGCTGGACATCCTGCTGTTGCTCTGGTAGGCCATGGCAGCAGGACGGAATTGGTATTGTCTGTATTCTGCAGGGTGCAGCTGGGAATGAGGAAGAACATAACCTGGAACCTCCATGTATGGGTGGGGAAGGAAAGGTGGCATAACCATTCCCGGCATACCGTAACCTAAATACAAAATTAGAAGGAATGAGTGTCATTGGATCTTTGAATTgtattgaatacatttttttttcaatgacAGTTGAAAAGCATGGGGTTCCTCAAATTATGGAGGTATACATGTTGAGCTGTACAATACATGTAGTAGATCAGAACAAAAATGTGGTTTAATGATCATGAATATTACTTTATACCGCCAGACTGGACATTATACAGCATTTATACTACTGGGTAAGAAAAACATATTTAAACTTAGCCATTCCTGGAAATCCAGAGCAGGGGTTGTAGGGCATGGGCcactggtagtggtagagggggaGTTGAGGAGGGGGCTGCACATAGAAGTAGGGTCGAGACTGGTGCACATGAGGATGGGGCTGATGATCGGTTAGATGGGGCCCTGATCCTTCGGGTCCATGCACTGGGTGCCATGTGCCAGGGTTGGGCTGAGGAACTGGCTGGTGTGGCCCAATGTGCCCCGCTGCCACATGTGGTCCATTTTCAAATGGTGTTGCTGCCATACCTAAACTAAGGAAAGAAACAGATGGAAAGTGAAAGgaaatgcattttttttaaatcaatgaaCAGTCTAACAATTAGTGATGTCAAGGAGCGCTGAGGTGTGTTGAAATCGCTAAGCAGTTTACCTCAAAGCAGTGTGCCGATGCCTGTATCACTATCAGAAGCACATGATCAATGACATCTGAAGCTTTGTTTCATCAAACAACCCGATTGGTCCTGTATTGGTTTCGGTAGAAGACAAAAAGGCTACGCTTTGAATGCACTATGGTGTGTGGGACAACTATAAATGTGACACAAGTGTACACTTTGTTGATCAAAGCCTTGAGTAATGaacctacagtataacacaaTTAGATGGAAAGCCTCAACACTTCAGGAAGCTTTGTTTGCCCATCAGTACCAACAAGGTGATTAAGTGAATTCAGGTCATTAAATAATTCCATTGAAAAATAAGTGCATCTTACAAATGGTGACACCACCAATTAAATATAATGACCCTGAATAAGAAAATAACTGCAATACAGAGCACACAAATGTAAGAAATGCCCTGCTCACCACCAGAACAATAGATCAACTTGACTTGCCTCACAACAAACTGATTAAAAGTGTGAGCCAGACACACCTGGCCTTAAATGGATGATTACCAAAGGTGTGGTTTCAGTTTGAAAAACAGTTCCTGGGATGTCTCGGGAAACGACAGTTTTGCTTCCACGCTAATTCAGTCATTCTAGTGCATTCTGAAAAAACAAGCACACATCAAAAGTCAACCCTCATTCCATTTTAGTAACCTCttccagtgcttgacttggactagAACAGGTGccagtactgtttatatttaggtgcaagagctccacaatacttttgagctaatcatctagaagaggaacaggaactcCAGTATTAAAACATGTGAGGTGCCACAGTACTCAGCTCCTGTGACCTCCTtacccaagtcaagcactgatctCTTCTTAATCTAAATGTTACATATCTTTACGACACTTAAGAGTATTGCCTTTACAGTACGCCCCTCCAAACTAAATTAGGTCATGCATTTGAGCAGCTCTTCCTAATCCGCCAAAAAAATGTGATTAAAGCTGTGAGTCATTCAATAACAAGCCTGatatgttata harbors:
- the LOC124040940 gene encoding uncharacterized protein LOC124040940 isoform X3; amino-acid sequence: MAATPFENGPHVAAGHIGPHQPVPQPNPGTWHPVHGPEGSGPHLTDHQPHPHVHQSRPYFYVQPPPQLPLYHYQWPMPYNPCSGFPGYGMPGMVMPPFLPHPYMEVPGYVLPHSQLHPAEYRQYQFRPAAMAYQSNSRMSSTFYHNATPIEMVNSEVQTEPPPEVVKDGPPLARLLARSDFGRGTNSTTPSSLSSKAEKQSCPEEEPNSPIASKTVFQGILRSQGTGKDPPAGTKTMHSRSISIEWMTQNGLMVLEDVAPSELSEKVSDDHPNQSQMSFYSQVPKKLNDSVWSVQSLAPYVPSKELLMENGIVVTEKEADPSNVSQDLAASQVIAITERRRSLRFSLTLENVKEAENMADVNTSSCQESFHYSQIQQKANASVWSVQSLAPYVPSTEWLIQNGLLDHEVSTAKESDADVSRGHTASQLLAITERSQRLSLSSVDTLPPYVPFSCLLADMGKMYDRKHQLGTAEHKQVFSTPMDKFIPSKRLDSEALPRRKRQLKLSHNLHMELVEKGSSTSQSAMIPSVEGSLNSTQGSLKPKAQRSPNQKALKVTEPRVLSPPCSPDDPEPYSSKCLAGDKASGCSCTGRCNQKMEAEVMEPAKQTGPIVPSRQDCEQIAVRMPTAPSSNGHFKTCGLMCSKLQERNCYCEAPKPNAVSFRKRHTGRLNKGNVAKMAADLIKPQAQQRLIPQNQRRQMDSRGANKAMPDHVTCDNGYGLNYSKKRGRWQNRPQDRAQTNPSNKPFGQQNTQRNGDEEPWTGYYGRSGANGRNPRY